Proteins encoded within one genomic window of Bradyrhizobium sp. 186:
- a CDS encoding malonyl-CoA decarboxylase, with protein MANAFFSDLLATISERGRTLLRRGDGSDTKQDADGLIELCGALLSGRGEASGTAMAREVLDLYQDLDAAGRRAFFEALVRDFGPDRERLSKAIEKWRAKPGDEDASSLHFASEPRRQELIRRLNRAPGGTGDLVKMRADLLGMMNGHTDLAALDRDVSHLLSSWFNRGFLVLRRIDWSTPANILEKIIRYEAVHEISDWDDLRRRLDPVDRRCYAFFHPAMVDEPLIFVEVALTETIPGAIAPLLAVDRQHLPIERARTAVFYSISNTQRGLGGISFGSFLIKQVVEELRRETPKLDTFVTLSPVPGFMQWVKQDKDLPLSDEDREMLKHLDEPKWFETAETTAQLRAVLEPLAAHYFLKARTPKGRLIDSVARFHLGNGARLERINWLGDLSQKGVRESAGVMVNYLYRLDDIEKNHEAYANDGEVVASSAVKKLLKGEGRRLLDMRLS; from the coding sequence ATGGCCAATGCCTTCTTCTCCGACCTGCTCGCCACCATCTCCGAGCGCGGCCGCACACTGCTTCGCCGCGGCGATGGCTCGGACACCAAACAGGACGCCGACGGCCTGATCGAGCTCTGCGGCGCGCTGCTGTCGGGCCGGGGCGAAGCCTCCGGCACCGCGATGGCGCGCGAAGTGCTCGATCTCTACCAGGACCTGGATGCGGCGGGACGCCGCGCCTTCTTCGAAGCACTGGTGCGCGATTTCGGCCCGGACCGGGAGCGACTGTCGAAGGCGATCGAAAAATGGCGCGCCAAGCCCGGTGACGAGGATGCCAGTTCGCTGCATTTCGCCTCCGAGCCGCGGCGGCAGGAACTGATCCGCCGCCTCAACCGCGCCCCCGGCGGGACCGGCGACCTCGTGAAGATGCGCGCCGATTTGCTCGGCATGATGAACGGGCACACCGATCTCGCCGCGCTCGACCGCGACGTGTCGCATCTGCTTTCTTCGTGGTTCAACAGGGGATTTCTCGTGCTGCGCAGGATCGACTGGTCGACCCCGGCCAACATCCTCGAAAAGATCATCCGTTACGAGGCCGTGCACGAGATCAGCGACTGGGACGATTTGCGCCGCCGCCTCGATCCGGTCGACCGCCGCTGCTATGCCTTCTTCCATCCGGCGATGGTGGACGAGCCCCTGATCTTCGTCGAGGTGGCGCTGACCGAGACCATTCCCGGCGCGATCGCGCCGCTGCTCGCGGTCGACCGCCAGCACCTGCCGATCGAGCGGGCGCGCACCGCCGTGTTCTATTCGATCTCCAACACCCAGCGCGGGTTGGGCGGCATCTCGTTCGGCAGCTTCCTGATCAAGCAGGTGGTCGAGGAGCTGCGCCGCGAAACGCCGAAGCTCGACACTTTCGTGACGTTGTCGCCGGTGCCCGGGTTCATGCAGTGGGTGAAGCAGGACAAGGACCTGCCGCTGTCGGACGAGGATCGCGAGATGCTGAAACATCTCGACGAGCCGAAATGGTTCGAGACTGCGGAGACAACCGCGCAACTGCGCGCCGTGTTGGAGCCGCTCGCCGCCCACTATTTCCTGAAGGCGCGCACGCCAAAGGGACGGCTGATCGACTCCGTTGCGCGCTTCCATCTCGGCAACGGTGCGCGGCTCGAACGCATCAACTGGCTCGGCGATCTCTCGCAGAAGGGCGTGCGCGAGTCGGCCGGCGTCATGGTCAACTACCTCTATCGCCTCGACGACATCGAGAAGAATCACGAAGCCTATGCCAATGACGGCGAGGTCGTCGCCTCGAGCGCGGTGAAGAAGCTGCTGAAGGGCGAAGGGCGACGGTTGCTGGATATGAGGCTGTCGTAA
- a CDS encoding amidase family protein, which translates to MQDLWRLSAADLAILVKAKKVSAREAAKAGLARLDAVNPKLNAVIDHRPEDVLNQADAVDVAIARGEDPGVLAGVPVTIKANVDQQGFATTNGLKLQRDLIAREDNPVVANFRKSGAILLGRTNCPAFSYRWFTTNLVHGDTKNPRDASLTPGGSSGGAGSAVAAGIGHIAHGTDIAGSIRYPAYACGVHGLRPTLGRIPAFNPALPERPIGPQIMAVSGPLARTVNDLRISLAAMSAHDARDPWWVPVPLEGPARPKRAALCLNPDGLATTPEVKAAVSDAGKRLERAGWTVEIIENTPPMREAVEWQTKLWLGDGYEAQLEAAEREGDPGALACLRGKRAKVTPFDQANYAKALTRRATLTREWMLFFEQYAVVLTPVSGELPFPDHLDCKDDESFKRVWEAQLPQIAIPFMGLPGLVVSTGLIGKAPVGVHIVSGRYREDLCLLAGEAIEAGGVPPSPIDPVG; encoded by the coding sequence ATGCAAGACCTCTGGCGCCTGTCGGCTGCCGACCTCGCCATCCTCGTCAAAGCCAAGAAGGTGTCCGCCAGGGAGGCCGCCAAGGCTGGCCTCGCCCGGCTCGACGCCGTCAATCCCAAGCTCAATGCCGTGATCGATCACCGGCCCGAGGACGTGCTCAATCAGGCTGATGCCGTCGATGTCGCCATTGCCCGTGGGGAGGACCCCGGCGTACTGGCCGGTGTCCCCGTCACCATCAAGGCCAATGTCGATCAGCAAGGCTTTGCCACCACCAACGGTCTCAAGCTCCAGCGCGACCTGATTGCGCGCGAGGACAATCCGGTGGTCGCCAATTTCCGCAAATCGGGCGCCATCCTGCTCGGCCGCACCAATTGCCCGGCCTTCTCCTATCGCTGGTTCACCACCAACCTGGTCCATGGCGACACCAAGAACCCCCGCGATGCCTCGCTGACGCCGGGCGGCTCGTCGGGCGGGGCCGGCTCGGCGGTGGCGGCCGGCATCGGCCACATTGCGCATGGCACCGACATCGCGGGCTCGATTCGCTACCCCGCCTACGCCTGCGGCGTGCACGGCCTGCGCCCGACCCTGGGCCGGATTCCCGCCTTCAACCCGGCGCTGCCGGAGCGCCCGATCGGGCCGCAGATCATGGCGGTGTCGGGACCGCTGGCGCGTACCGTCAATGATTTGCGGATTTCGCTCGCGGCGATGTCGGCGCACGACGCGCGCGATCCCTGGTGGGTGCCGGTGCCACTGGAAGGTCCGGCCCGGCCGAAGCGCGCCGCGCTCTGCCTCAATCCGGATGGGCTCGCGACCACACCGGAGGTGAAGGCGGCGGTCAGCGATGCCGGCAAGCGGCTGGAGCGCGCCGGCTGGACCGTCGAGATCATCGAAAACACGCCGCCGATGCGCGAAGCGGTTGAGTGGCAGACAAAGCTCTGGCTCGGCGACGGCTACGAGGCGCAGCTAGAGGCGGCCGAGCGCGAGGGCGATCCCGGCGCGCTGGCGTGCTTGCGCGGCAAGCGCGCCAAGGTCACGCCGTTCGACCAGGCGAACTATGCCAAGGCGCTGACCCGCCGTGCCACGCTGACCCGCGAATGGATGCTGTTCTTCGAGCAATACGCGGTGGTGCTGACGCCGGTGTCCGGCGAATTGCCGTTCCCGGATCATCTCGACTGCAAGGACGACGAGTCCTTCAAGCGGGTCTGGGAGGCGCAGCTGCCGCAGATCGCGATTCCCTTCATGGGTCTTCCGGGCCTCGTGGTCTCGACTGGCCTCATCGGCAAGGCCCCAGTCGGCGTGCACATCGTCTCCGGACGTTATCGCGAGGACCTCTGCCTGCTCGCAGGCGAGGCGATCGAGGCGGGCGGCGTGCCGCCGTCGCCGATCGACCCCGTGGGTTAG
- a CDS encoding helix-turn-helix transcriptional regulator → MSVVETPIRKVQGNHRSTAGVHLVARDYPKGLRLDPHMHREAQLVYAAKGTMQVTTPKGRWLVPPDRAVWVPAGLEHAIDVLADIEMRTLYFDLPWLKSGQRYQGLTKEFVVRVSPLLHQAILALFDPSNTQERTELLVRLVMLELHQAEDSATFVPLPREPRCRRAAMIVLDDPTGLHDIDTLAREVGTSARTLSRLFSTQTQLSFKSWCQRARIAAAMERLSTEANVSVKQLAAQLGYASVPAFSAAFRQVTGRTPTAFAGKS, encoded by the coding sequence ATGAGTGTCGTCGAAACGCCAATCCGGAAGGTTCAGGGAAACCACCGCTCGACCGCGGGCGTACACCTGGTCGCGCGCGACTACCCCAAAGGCTTGCGGCTCGACCCGCACATGCATCGCGAGGCGCAGCTGGTCTATGCCGCCAAGGGCACCATGCAGGTGACGACGCCCAAGGGCCGCTGGCTGGTGCCGCCGGACCGCGCGGTCTGGGTTCCGGCCGGGCTCGAGCACGCCATCGACGTGCTCGCCGATATCGAGATGCGCACGCTGTATTTCGACCTACCCTGGCTGAAAAGCGGGCAGCGCTATCAAGGCCTGACCAAGGAGTTCGTGGTGAGGGTGTCGCCGCTGCTGCACCAGGCGATCCTCGCGCTATTTGATCCCAGCAATACGCAAGAGCGTACCGAGCTCCTGGTGCGCCTGGTGATGCTGGAATTGCACCAGGCCGAGGATTCCGCGACCTTCGTGCCGCTGCCGCGCGAGCCGCGCTGCCGCCGCGCCGCGATGATCGTGCTCGACGATCCCACCGGGCTGCACGACATCGACACGCTGGCGCGCGAGGTCGGAACCTCCGCACGCACGCTGTCGCGGCTATTCTCCACGCAGACACAATTGAGCTTCAAAAGCTGGTGCCAGCGCGCCCGCATCGCGGCGGCGATGGAAAGGCTGTCGACCGAAGCCAATGTCTCGGTCAAGCAGCTCGCCGCCCAGCTCGGCTATGCCAGCGTGCCCGCTTTCTCGGCCGCCTTCCGCCAGGTCACGGGCCGGACGCCGACGGCGTTTGCGGGGAAGAGCTGA
- a CDS encoding glutathione peroxidase codes for MSAIYEFKANSLAGDEVPMRRFEGQVMLIVNTASKCGFTPQYRGLEDLHRDLSPRGFSVLGFPCNQFGAQEPGQASEIQAFCSTNYDVTFPLFEKVDVNGSNAHPLYEYLKRQQPGLLGASIKWNFTKFLVDRTGKVIARYAPTARPEGLRQQIETLL; via the coding sequence ATGTCGGCCATCTACGAATTCAAGGCCAACTCGCTCGCCGGCGATGAGGTGCCGATGCGGCGCTTCGAGGGCCAGGTGATGCTGATCGTCAACACCGCGAGCAAATGCGGCTTCACGCCGCAATATCGCGGGCTCGAGGATCTGCATCGCGACCTGTCCCCGCGGGGCTTCTCGGTGCTCGGCTTTCCCTGCAACCAGTTCGGCGCGCAGGAGCCGGGGCAGGCGAGCGAGATCCAGGCGTTCTGCTCGACCAATTACGATGTCACCTTTCCGCTGTTCGAGAAGGTCGACGTCAACGGCAGCAATGCGCATCCTTTGTACGAGTACCTGAAACGCCAGCAACCCGGCTTGCTCGGCGCCTCCATCAAATGGAATTTCACGAAGTTCCTGGTGGATCGCACTGGCAAGGTGATCGCGCGCTACGCGCCGACCGCGCGGCCCGAAGGATTGCGGCAGCAAATCGAGACCCTGTTATGA
- a CDS encoding IS110 family transposase, which produces MLLDHPSDGPTAIRTQFGAIFVSLELSRSTWVITSLSPGTGEKMSRHSVTAGDTAELMKLFAELRRKAEARTRESYPIITIQEAGLDGFWLHRVLQQNGIESHVVDPASIATSRRRRRAKTDRLDGEALLRALLAYKRGEPRVCAMVVAPSPEEEDRRRLCRERATLIAERITHVNRIKGLLFAQGISDYVPLRRNRRARLEALRTGDGRELPSHLKAQIGRELDRVELLLEQIKAVEAARDALLAAARKPADKNAADKVAPDPVAMLLALKGLGANFAAVLWSEAFYRQFSNRRQVAAYAGLAATPWQSGGIRHEQGVSKAGNPRLRTTMIQLAWLWIRHQPQSALTRWFKERSPQGRKRAIVALARKLLVTLWKYVTAGETIEGAVMKPAA; this is translated from the coding sequence ATGTTGCTCGATCATCCTTCCGACGGACCGACCGCTATCCGGACGCAGTTTGGCGCAATTTTTGTGTCTTTGGAACTGAGCCGTTCGACGTGGGTGATTACGTCACTTTCGCCTGGTACGGGCGAGAAGATGTCCAGGCACAGCGTCACGGCCGGCGATACGGCTGAGCTGATGAAGCTGTTTGCGGAACTCAGGCGCAAGGCGGAGGCCAGGACCCGCGAGAGCTATCCGATCATCACGATCCAGGAAGCTGGGCTGGACGGGTTCTGGCTGCACCGTGTTCTGCAACAGAACGGCATTGAGAGCCACGTGGTCGATCCCGCCTCGATTGCGACGTCGCGACGGCGGCGGCGGGCCAAGACTGACAGGCTCGATGGCGAGGCGCTGTTGCGGGCGCTTCTGGCCTACAAGCGCGGCGAGCCGCGGGTCTGTGCGATGGTGGTTGCGCCCTCGCCTGAAGAGGAGGACCGGCGCAGGCTGTGTCGCGAACGAGCGACGCTGATCGCCGAGCGCATCACGCATGTGAACCGGATCAAGGGTCTTCTGTTCGCGCAGGGGATATCCGACTACGTGCCGCTGCGGCGCAATCGGCGGGCGCGGCTTGAGGCCTTGCGCACGGGCGACGGGCGGGAGCTGCCTTCGCATTTGAAGGCGCAGATCGGCCGCGAGCTCGATCGGGTCGAACTGCTTCTGGAACAGATCAAGGCGGTCGAGGCCGCGCGAGATGCTCTGCTGGCCGCAGCCCGGAAGCCTGCAGACAAGAACGCTGCAGACAAGGTCGCGCCGGATCCGGTGGCGATGCTGCTGGCCTTGAAAGGGCTCGGCGCCAACTTTGCGGCCGTGCTCTGGTCGGAGGCGTTCTACCGGCAGTTCTCCAACCGCCGCCAGGTCGCCGCCTATGCGGGGCTTGCGGCGACGCCGTGGCAAAGCGGAGGCATCCGGCACGAGCAGGGCGTGTCGAAGGCCGGCAATCCCAGGCTGCGGACCACAATGATCCAGCTCGCCTGGCTGTGGATACGTCACCAGCCGCAGTCGGCCCTGACGCGCTGGTTCAAGGAGCGAAGCCCGCAAGGCCGCAAGCGCGCGATCGTGGCGCTGGCGCGCAAGCTTCTCGTGACCTTGTGGAAGTATGTCACCGCGGGCGAGACCATCGAGGGGGCCGTGATGAAGCCCGCCGCCTGA
- the pqqA gene encoding pyrroloquinoline quinone precursor peptide PqqA — MAWKAPKIVEVPCGMEINMYVSATRK, encoded by the coding sequence ATGGCCTGGAAAGCCCCGAAGATCGTCGAAGTGCCGTGCGGCATGGAAATCAACATGTATGTGAGCGCCACCCGCAAGTAA
- the pqqB gene encoding pyrroloquinoline quinone biosynthesis protein PqqB — translation MLRVVVLGAAAGGGVPQWNCGCEGCRAARANGRELQRTQASVAFSGDGESWFLINASPDLRQQLNAAPQLHPKEGALRHTPIAGVILTNSEVDAVAGLLSMREGSPFTIYAHEKVLAILKANSIFNVLNEKNVRRQPIDISEPFEPRLPDGARSEIEVLPFAVPGKSAWYLEGKAHPGGDTGDGDTLGLKITDKSTGKCFYFIAACAEVTDALKAEIDGAALVFFDGTVWRDDEMIKAGLGHKTGTSMGHVAMSGDHGAIARLADLSIDRKIFLHINNSNPALLPGSPERKATEQAGWQIPADGTEIVL, via the coding sequence ATGCTTCGCGTCGTCGTCCTGGGCGCCGCAGCCGGCGGCGGAGTGCCGCAATGGAATTGCGGCTGCGAGGGCTGCCGGGCGGCCCGTGCAAACGGCCGTGAGCTTCAACGGACCCAGGCCTCGGTCGCCTTCAGCGGCGACGGCGAGTCTTGGTTCCTGATCAACGCCTCGCCCGATCTCCGGCAGCAATTGAATGCCGCGCCGCAGCTGCATCCCAAGGAAGGCGCGTTGCGCCACACGCCAATCGCCGGCGTGATCCTGACCAATAGCGAAGTGGATGCGGTGGCGGGGCTGCTCTCGATGCGCGAAGGCTCGCCGTTCACGATCTACGCGCATGAGAAGGTGCTGGCGATCCTGAAGGCCAACAGCATCTTCAACGTGCTGAACGAGAAGAACGTGCGGCGGCAGCCGATCGATATCAGCGAGCCGTTCGAGCCGCGACTGCCCGATGGTGCACGCTCGGAGATCGAGGTGCTGCCCTTTGCGGTTCCCGGCAAGTCGGCGTGGTATCTGGAAGGCAAGGCGCATCCCGGCGGAGACACCGGCGATGGCGATACGCTGGGCCTGAAGATCACCGACAAGTCGACCGGCAAGTGCTTCTATTTCATCGCCGCCTGCGCCGAGGTGACCGATGCGCTCAAGGCCGAGATCGACGGCGCTGCGCTGGTGTTCTTCGACGGCACGGTGTGGCGCGACGACGAGATGATCAAGGCCGGGCTCGGCCACAAGACCGGCACGAGCATGGGACATGTCGCGATGTCCGGCGACCACGGCGCGATCGCGCGGCTCGCCGATCTCAGTATCGACAGGAAGATATTTCTGCATATCAATAACTCGAACCCGGCGTTGCTGCCTGGCTCGCCCGAACGCAAGGCCACTGAGCAGGCGGGCTGGCAGATACCCGCCGACGGAACGGAGATCGTGCTGTGA
- a CDS encoding IS110 family transposase, which produces MLLDHPSDGPTAIRTQFGAIFVSLELSRSTWVITSLSPGTGEKMSRHSVTAGDTAELMKLFAELRRKAEARTRESYPIITIQEAGLDGFWLHRVLQQNGIESHVVDPASIATSRRRRRAKTDRLDGEALLRALLAYKRGEPRVCAMVVAPSPEEEDRRRLCRERATLIAERITHVNRIKGLLFAQGISDYVPLRRNRRARLEALRTGDGRELPSHLKAQIGRELDRVELLLEQIKAVEAARDALLAAARKPADKNAADKVAPDPVAMLLALKGLGANFAAVLWSEAFYRQFSNRRQVAAYAGLAATPWQSGGIRHEQGVSKAGNPRLRTTMIQLAWLWIRHQPQSALTRWFKERSPQGRKRAIVALARKLLVTLWKYVTAGETIEGAVMKPAA; this is translated from the coding sequence ATGTTGCTCGATCATCCTTCCGACGGACCGACCGCTATCCGCACGCAGTTTGGCGCAATTTTTGTGTCTTTGGAACTGAGCCGTTCGACGTGGGTGATTACGTCACTTTCGCCTGGTACGGGCGAGAAGATGTCCAGGCACAGCGTCACGGCCGGCGATACGGCTGAGCTGATGAAGCTGTTTGCGGAACTCAGGCGCAAGGCGGAGGCCAGGACCCGCGAGAGCTATCCGATCATCACGATCCAGGAAGCTGGGCTGGACGGGTTCTGGCTGCACCGTGTTCTGCAACAGAACGGCATTGAGAGCCACGTGGTCGATCCCGCCTCGATTGCGACGTCGCGACGGCGGCGGCGGGCCAAGACTGACAGGCTCGATGGCGAGGCGCTGTTGCGGGCGCTTCTGGCCTACAAGCGCGGCGAGCCGCGGGTCTGTGCGATGGTGGTTGCGCCCTCGCCTGAAGAGGAGGACCGGCGCAGGCTGTGTCGCGAACGAGCGACGCTGATCGCCGAGCGCATCACGCATGTGAACCGGATCAAGGGTCTTCTGTTCGCGCAGGGGATATCCGACTACGTGCCGCTGCGGCGCAATCGGCGGGCGCGGCTTGAGGCCTTGCGCACGGGCGACGGGCGGGAGCTGCCTTCGCATTTGAAGGCGCAGATCGGCCGCGAGCTCGATCGGGTCGAACTGCTTCTGGAACAGATCAAGGCGGTCGAGGCCGCGCGAGATGCTCTGCTGGCCGCAGCCCGGAAGCCTGCAGACAAGAACGCTGCAGACAAGGTCGCGCCGGATCCGGTGGCGATGCTGCTGGCCTTGAAAGGGCTCGGCGCCAACTTTGCGGCCGTGCTCTGGTCGGAGGCGTTCTACCGGCAGTTCTCCAACCGCCGCCAGGTCGCCGCCTATGCGGGGCTTGCGGCGACGCCGTGGCAAAGCGGAGGCATCCGGCACGAGCAGGGCGTGTCGAAGGCCGGCAATCCCAGGCTGCGGACCACAATGATCCAGCTCGCCTGGCTGTGGATACGTCACCAGCCGCAGTCGGCCCTGACGCGCTGGTTCAAGGAGCGAAGCCCGCAAGGCCGCAAGCGCGCGATCGTGGCGCTGGCGCGCAAGCTTCTCGTGACCTTGTGGAAGTATGTCACCGCGGGCGAGACCATCGAGGGGGCCGTGATGAAGCCCGCCGCCTGA
- a CDS encoding DUF3297 family protein, with product MSETIMSDEFPDRLSVDPNSPYYNADILARDVGIRFKGVEKTNVEEYCISEGWVRVTAGNAKDRHGNPLTIKVHGPVEPYFRDKKES from the coding sequence ATGAGCGAGACAATCATGAGCGACGAATTTCCGGACCGTCTGTCGGTCGATCCGAACAGCCCCTACTACAACGCGGACATCCTGGCGCGCGACGTCGGCATCCGCTTCAAGGGCGTCGAGAAAACCAATGTCGAAGAATACTGCATCAGTGAAGGCTGGGTCCGCGTCACCGCAGGCAACGCCAAGGATCGTCACGGCAATCCGCTGACCATCAAGGTGCACGGGCCGGTCGAGCCGTATTTCAGGGACAAGAAGGAGTCGTAG
- a CDS encoding MFS transporter, with amino-acid sequence MNSPSRVIGFVNTGHFIDHYAMLIFAAAVIIMGPALGMAYSELLPYATPGFIAFGAGSLLTGWLGDRWSRRHMMLIFFIGIGAAMISVGFVQTPPQLGAALFAIGIFASIYHPVGTAMIVSYADKLGREMGLNGVWGNLGVASSALVTGVIGQYFGWRFAFIVPGIVTILIGIAFAMMIVHEDRKGSKQAAAQARVAKQDMWRVILALLIVVIAISTTFNAVTVALPKLFAERLADLTKSPALLGVIAACVYVFGAMTQYTIGRLLDHYSLKVVALPLSFMLAPFLYLAASLSNLPLILVSIGIVMGAFGQVTVNDAMVGKYTTEEWRSRAYAVRYFVGFTAAGASVGLVAWLYEQGGFVTMLHAFAALCLLAIAAAIILPREIRTPQPA; translated from the coding sequence ATGAACAGCCCCAGCCGGGTGATCGGCTTCGTCAACACAGGCCATTTCATCGACCATTATGCGATGCTGATCTTTGCCGCCGCCGTGATCATCATGGGGCCGGCGCTCGGCATGGCTTATTCGGAGCTGCTGCCTTACGCGACGCCGGGTTTTATCGCCTTCGGCGCAGGATCGCTGCTTACTGGCTGGCTTGGCGACCGCTGGAGCCGCCGCCACATGATGCTGATCTTCTTCATCGGCATTGGCGCAGCCATGATCTCGGTCGGCTTCGTGCAGACGCCGCCGCAGCTCGGCGCCGCGTTGTTTGCGATCGGCATCTTCGCCTCGATCTACCACCCCGTCGGCACTGCGATGATCGTGTCCTATGCCGACAAGCTCGGCCGCGAGATGGGGCTGAACGGCGTCTGGGGCAATCTCGGCGTTGCCTCCTCGGCGCTGGTCACCGGCGTGATCGGCCAATATTTCGGCTGGCGCTTTGCCTTCATCGTTCCCGGAATCGTCACGATCCTGATCGGCATCGCTTTTGCGATGATGATCGTGCATGAGGATCGCAAGGGCTCGAAGCAGGCGGCGGCGCAGGCACGCGTGGCGAAGCAGGATATGTGGCGCGTGATCCTGGCCTTGCTGATCGTGGTGATCGCGATCTCCACGACCTTCAACGCGGTCACCGTCGCGCTGCCAAAACTGTTCGCGGAGCGGCTTGCCGATCTCACCAAAAGCCCGGCGCTGCTCGGCGTGATCGCCGCCTGCGTCTACGTGTTCGGTGCGATGACGCAGTATACGATCGGCCGGCTGCTCGACCACTATTCGCTCAAGGTGGTGGCGCTGCCGCTGTCCTTCATGCTGGCGCCGTTCCTGTATCTTGCGGCGAGCCTGTCCAATCTGCCGTTGATCCTGGTCTCGATCGGCATCGTCATGGGCGCGTTCGGACAGGTCACGGTCAACGATGCCATGGTCGGCAAATACACCACCGAAGAATGGCGCTCGCGCGCCTATGCGGTGCGCTACTTCGTCGGCTTCACCGCAGCCGGTGCTTCGGTTGGCCTGGTCGCCTGGCTCTACGAGCAGGGCGGCTTCGTCACCATGCTGCACGCCTTCGCCGCGCTCTGCCTGCTCGCGATCGCAGCCGCGATCATCCTGCCGCGCGAGATCAGGACGCCACAGCCGGCCTGA
- the tarD gene encoding mandelate racemase/muconate lactonizing enzyme family protein: protein MSVRIVDVREITKPISSPIRNAYIDFTKMTTSLVAVVTDVVRDGKRVVGYGFNSNGRYGQGGLIRERFASRILEADPKSLLNAAADNLEPDKVWAAMMTNEKPGGHGERSVAVGTIDMAVWDAVAKIAGKPLFRLLAERHGLTANPRVFVYAAGGYYYPGKDLSMLRGEMRGYLDRGYNVVKMKIGGASLEDDRTRIEAVLKEIGKDAQLAVDANGRFDLETGIAYAKMLRDYPLFWYEEVGDPLDYALQAALAEFYPGPMATGENLFSHQDARNLIRYGGMRSDRDWLQFDCALSYGLCEYQRTLEVLKTCGWSPSRCIPHGGHQMSLNIAAGLGLGGNESYPDLFQPYGGFPDGVRVENGHITMPDLPGIGFEGKSDLYTEMKALAE, encoded by the coding sequence ATGTCCGTCCGCATCGTCGACGTTCGCGAAATCACAAAACCGATCTCCTCGCCGATCCGCAACGCCTATATCGACTTCACCAAGATGACGACGAGCCTTGTCGCCGTCGTCACGGATGTCGTGCGCGACGGCAAGCGCGTCGTCGGCTACGGCTTCAACTCCAACGGCCGCTACGGGCAGGGCGGCCTGATCCGCGAGCGTTTTGCGTCGCGCATTCTCGAAGCCGATCCGAAGTCGCTGCTGAACGCGGCCGCCGACAACCTCGAGCCCGACAAGGTCTGGGCCGCGATGATGACCAATGAGAAGCCGGGCGGCCATGGCGAGCGCTCGGTCGCGGTCGGCACCATCGACATGGCGGTGTGGGATGCGGTGGCAAAGATTGCGGGCAAGCCGCTGTTTCGCCTGCTCGCCGAGCGGCACGGCCTCACGGCAAATCCGCGTGTCTTCGTCTACGCCGCCGGCGGCTACTACTATCCCGGCAAGGATCTCTCGATGCTGCGCGGCGAGATGCGCGGCTATCTCGATCGCGGCTACAACGTCGTAAAGATGAAGATCGGCGGCGCATCGCTCGAGGACGACCGTACCCGCATCGAGGCGGTGCTGAAGGAGATCGGCAAGGACGCGCAACTCGCCGTCGACGCCAACGGCCGCTTCGATCTCGAGACCGGGATCGCATACGCAAAAATGCTGCGGGACTATCCCTTGTTCTGGTACGAGGAGGTCGGCGATCCCCTCGACTACGCGCTCCAGGCCGCACTCGCCGAATTCTATCCGGGCCCGATGGCGACCGGCGAAAATCTGTTCAGCCACCAGGACGCCCGCAATTTGATCCGCTATGGCGGCATGCGATCGGATCGCGACTGGCTGCAATTCGACTGCGCGCTGTCCTACGGCCTGTGCGAATATCAGCGCACGCTGGAAGTGCTGAAGACCTGCGGCTGGTCGCCGAGCCGCTGCATCCCGCATGGCGGCCACCAGATGTCGCTCAACATCGCGGCCGGCCTCGGCCTCGGCGGCAATGAGAGCTATCCCGACCTGTTCCAGCCCTATGGCGGCTTCCCCGACGGCGTCCGCGTCGAGAACGGCCACATCACTATGCCGGACCTGCCGGGCATCGGCTTTGAGGGCAAGTCGGATCTCTATACAGAGATGAAGGCGCTGGCGGAGTAG